The following coding sequences lie in one Apium graveolens cultivar Ventura chromosome 1, ASM990537v1, whole genome shotgun sequence genomic window:
- the LOC141721271 gene encoding uncharacterized protein LOC141721271 gives MEEMRRRQEVLERIARWEERRKRRKIMAEMRMREELEKERRRLEMAEYYRRKVVEEKQARDEIGRFVKDGQFGVDREKVVKVSWDRIGEEYSVPRIRELFKEFGEVQYVLMRSCKIKKGSAFIVMASKDAVVAATRSVVGDLDNPLLVLPVLGRSKIVV, from the coding sequence ATGGAAGAGATGAGGAGGAGGCAAGAGGTGTTGGAGAGGATAGCTCGTTGGGAGGAGAGGAGGAAGCGGAGGAAGATTATGGCGGAGATGAGGATGAGAGAAGAGTTGGAGAAGGAGAGGAGAAGGCTTGAGATGGCGGAATATTATAGGAGAAAAGTGGTGGAGGAGAAGCAAGCTCGGGATGAGATTGGGAGGTTTGTGAAAGACGGTCAGTTTGGGGTGGATAGGGAGAAAGTGGTTAAGGTGTCGTGGGATAGGATTGGTGAGGAGTATAGTGTTCCGAGGATACGGGAATTGTTTAAAGAGTTTGGTGAGGTTCAGTATGTGCTTATGAGAAGTTGTAAAATAAAGAAAGGGTCTGCGTTTATAGTTATGGCTTCGAAAGATGCTGTCGTTGCTGCTACCAGGAGTGTTGTTGGGGATCTTGATAATCCCTTGTTAGTGTTGCCGGTTTTGGGAAGAAGCAAAATTGTAGTttaa